The Streptomyces hundungensis genome contains the following window.
CTACGAGATCGCGGTCCTCAGAACCGCCACGTCCAGTTGTTCCGTCTCGTCGTGGACGGTCAGGTCGATGACCTCGCCGACCACCTTGTCGGGGCCCTGCTGGGCCCGGTTCGCCAGCACTTCGGCGCCCACCACGTCGGCGAGGTCCTCGTCCTGGACGGCCTCGATAGCGGCGGCCTTCCGCTCGGCGGACTCCCCCGGCTGGGCGCCCCCCGTACCGAAGAAGTCGAAGCTGCCCTCGGGGCGCACCGCGCGGCGCGCGGGGTGGGGAACCACGGCGGCGGCCACCGGGGCCGGGGGCGCGGGCAGTTCGGCCCGGCGGGGTCCGGTAGTGAGGGCGGCCGACGGACGGGAGTGCTCCCCGTTGCCGAGGACCGCCGCGTGCTTCCCCTGCGGCTCCTCATCCTCCCGGGACGGCCGGGACTCAGGAGACGGCCGGGACCGGCCGGACGACGGGCGCTCTCCGGACGACCGGGACTCCCCGGACGGCCGCGGCTCTCCGGACGGCTGGGGCCGGCCGGGCTCGCGGGTCCGGGACGCCTCGGCCTCGGCACGCGCCTTCGCCTGCCGTTCGGCGCTGAGCGAGAGGCTCTCCAGGGCGCGGGCCGCCGCGAGATAGGAGGCCGGGGTGGGCGTGCTGCCGGACGGCATGAGCGCCTTGGGTCCGGTGGACTCCAGGGCGAGTTGCCGCCGGCCTTCCAGGGCGCTGGCCCGTTCGGTCTCGGCGGTGGCGTAGCGGCGCAGCAGGGCCGCGTGTTCGCCGCGCAGCCCGGCCAGCTCCATGCGCTTGGTGCGGAGCTTGGCGTCGAGGCGGCCGCGCAGCTCGCGCGACTCCTCCAACTCCGTCTCCAGCTCGGCGATGCGCTCCTCGGTGCGCCACTGGTCGGCGGCGCGCGAGCGGGTCAGCTCCGCGACCCGGCGGCCCGCCGCCCGGTCCCAGGCGCGCATGAGCACCGAGCCGGTGACGCAGGCGGCCGCGGCCGCAGCGGCCAACGCCCGCAGCATCGCGGGCTGATCGACGAGCCAGGCGCCCCCGGCGCAGATGACGGAGACGCCGGCGACGGCCGACGGCTGGAGGAGCCGGTGCAGCGGAGGGGAATGACGGTGGCGTCCACGTGGCATGGCCTGAAATTTACCGTGCGTAGCGCCCCTATGGACCCCCGCCCGCCAATCTGTTCCCCGGTAGTTACTCCGATCGCCGAATTCGGCTACTTCTTGATCAGCCCCTTCGACTGGAGATACGCCTTCGCGACATCGGCCGGCTTGGCCCGCTCGGCGTCGACCTTGCGGTTGAGATCGACCAGATCGGCCGTGGTCAGCGCCTTGGTGAGCTTGCCGAGCGCATCGGATATCTCCGGGGCGGCCGCGTCCTTCGCGTTGACCACCGGCAGCACGTTGTCCGCGTTCTGGAGCTTCTTGTCGTCCTGGAGCAGGACGAGGCCGTAGGTGTCCAGGCTCGCGTCCGTCGTGGTGGTGAGGACCAGCTGGTCCACCCCGTCCTTGACGGCCTGCTTGGCGCCGGGCGTGCCGACGCCCTTGGGGTCGATGCCGGTGACGTCGATCCCGTACTTGGACGTCAGACCGGGCGCGCAGAACGGCCGGATCTTGCACTCGTCACCGGCGGCGACCTTCACCTTCACCTTGGAAGCGCCCAGATCCGAAAGGGACTTGAGGTTGTTCTTGGTGGCGAATTCCTTGGTCACCGCGAACGCGTTCTGGTCGACGGCCTCACCGGCGGGGAGAACCTTCAGACCGCGGGGCCCGGCGAGCTTGGTCAGTTCGGCAAGGGTGGCGGTGACATCGCTGGACGCGAGCGGCTTGTCCTTCGCCTTGTCGCCGTTCACCTTGGCATTGAGGAATTCGGTGAGCGTCGCCGCGTATTCCGGCACGACGTCGATCTCGCCCTTCTCCAGGGCGGGTTCGTACAGTTCGCGGTTCTTCACGGTGGTGATGGAGGTCGCGTATCCGGCGTCGGCCAGGACCTGCGAGTACAGCTCCGCCAGGACCGCGGACTCGGTGAAGCCGGCCGCGCCGACCACCAGCGAGCCCTTCTTTCCGCCACTCGTACTGCTGGAGCCGCCCGACGTGCTCGAACTGCTCTTGTCCTGGCTCTTTTCCAGGCTGTCGCCGCCGCACGCGGCGAGCGTGCCGGCCAGGGCCAGCGTGCCGAGCACCGCACCGGTCGTGCGCAGGATCTTGCTCATTCGGTGTTCACCATCCAGGAGGCATCGCGTAATGACGGGTGTTGCGGGATCGGGGGTGCCGGGGCGGCGCAGGGTGTCGGGTGGCGCAGGGTGTCGGGTGTGCGCGGTGGGGTGGAGTCACCGCGTCACGAGCGCCCCCGCACGGGGCTGAAGATCCGGTCCACCGCCACCAGGACGCCCTCCACCAGCAGGGCGAGCGCCGCCACCAGCATCGCGCCGGCCACCACCTGCGGGGTGTCGTACACCGCGAATCCCTCGGTGACGATGCGGCCGAGCCCGCCGAGACCCGCCATCGCCGCGATCGTCGCCGTGGCGATGATCTGGACCGCCGCCGAGCGCAGCCCGGTCATGATCAGCGGGTAGGCGAGCGGCAGTTCCACCTGGAGGAAGAGCTGACGCCCCGACATCCCCATGCCCCGGGCCGCCTCGACCGCCGCCGGGTCCACCTCGCGCATACCGACATAGGCGTTGGTCAGCAGCGGCGGCACCGCGAAGAGCACCAGAGCGATCACGGTGGGCAGATAGCCGGCGTTGCGCAGCGGCGTCACCATGAACAGGGCCAGCACCGCGAAGACGGGGATGGCCCGGCCCACATTGGAGAGGTTCACGGCGAGCGCGCCGCCCTTGCCGATGTGCCCGAGCCACAGCGCGAGCGGCAGGGCGATCAGACAGGACACCAGCAGGGCCAGCGCGCTGACGTAGACGTGCTCGCCGAGCCGGTGCCAGGCGCCGTCCTCCCCCGACCAGTGGGAGCCGGTGGCCAGCCAGGTCCAGGCCTGTGTGAAGACTCCCATCGCTCAGCCCGCCTTCGCCGTACGGATCCGCGTCCACGGCGTCAGCAGCCGCTGGAGGCCGAGGAGGAGCAGGTCGGCGGCGATCGCCAGCACCACGCACAGCACGGACGCGGTGAGGATCTGCGCCTTGAAGAAGGTGGGCAGGCCCTGCTCGATGAGGTTGCCGAGGCCGCCGTGGTCGACGAGCGAGCCGATCGTGGTCAGCGCGACGGTGGCCACCGTGGCGATCCGGAGCCCGGCCATCAGCGCGGGCAGCGCGAGCGGCAGCTCGACCTCGAAAAGCAGTCGTATCCGCCCGTACCCCATGCCGCGGGCCGCTTCCAGGGCGTCGGGCGGCACCGATTCGAGCCCGGCCAGGATGTTCCGTACCAGGATCGTCAGGGAGTACAGCACGAGGCCCGTGATCACCAGGCCGGCCGAGAGGCCGAACAGCGGGAGCAGCAGGGCGAACATGGCGAGCGACGGCACCGTGTAGAGCACGGTGGTGATGCCGAGGACGGTGGCGGCGACGCCCTTGCGGCCACGCGCGAGCAGCGCGAGGGGGAAGGCGACGAGCAGGCCTATCAGGACCGAGACCGCGGTGATCCAGATGTGCTGGACCGTCGCGTCGGTGAGCTCCTGACTGCGGGAGCTGACGTACTCCCAACAGATCCAGTCGTTGGCCGCCAGGCAGTTCCGCGCCACTCCCCCACCTCCCCCGAACTTCCCGATACCTCTGCCCCGAACGTACGTACCAAACCCTATCCCCGCCCACTGACAATCGCCGTGGGCCATTGCGGTACAGCAACATGGGCTTCACACAAGCGCGCACGTCAGCCTTCACAATGGGGACCCATGATCCGGTTCGAGCACGTCACCAAGCGGTACGCCGACGGCACCATCGCCGTGGGCGATCTCTCCTTCGAGGTGGCCGGGGGTGAACTGGTCACCCTGGTCGGCCCGTCGGGGTGCGGCAAGACCACCACCATGAAGATGGTCAACCGGCTCATCGAGCCGACCGAGGGCCGGATATTCGTGGACGGCGAGGACATATCGACCGTCGACCCCGTCCAACTGCGGCGCCGCATCGGCTATGTGATCCAGCAGGTCGGGCTCTTCCCGCACAAGACGGTCCTGGAGAACACCGCGACCGTCCCGCATCTGCTCGGCGTCAAGAAGGCCAAGGCCCACGCGCGCGCGGCCGAGCTGCTCGACCTGGTCGGGCTCGACCCCAAGACGTACGGCTCCCGCTACCCCGAGCAGCTCTCCGGCGGGCAGCGCCAACGGGTGGGCGTGGCAAGGGCGTTGGCGGCCGACCCGCCGGTGCTGTTGATGGACGAGCCGTTCGGCGCGGTCGACCCGGTGGTGCGCGAGCGGCTCCAGAACGAGTTCCTGCGCCTCCAGTCGCAGGTGCGCAAGACGGTTCTCTTCGTCACCCACGACATCGAGGAGGCGGTCCGGCTCGGCGACCGCATCGCGGTCTACGGGCAGGGCGCCATCGAGCAGTTCGACGCCCCCGCCGCCGTGCTCGGCGCCCCCGCCACGCCCTATGTCGCGGACTTCGTCGGCGCCGACCGGGGTCTCAAGCGCCTCTCGGTGACGCCCATCGAGGAGGGCGACCTGGACCAGCCGCCGGTGGTCCACCTCGACGACCCCCTCCCCGCCGACATCGCGCGCTGGGCGGTCGTCCTGGACGGCGAGGACAATCTGCACGGCTGGATCTCGGGCGAGCAGGCCCGCCTCGGCAAGGGCACGGTCCGCGAGCACGCCCGGCGCATGGAGGCCTGGCTGCCGGTCGGCGCCTCCCTCAAGCAGGCCTTCGCCACGATGCTCCAGCACGACGCGGGCTGGATCGCGGTGATCGACCGCGAGGAGCGGGGCC
Protein-coding sequences here:
- a CDS encoding ABC transporter substrate-binding protein translates to MSKILRTTGAVLGTLALAGTLAACGGDSLEKSQDKSSSSTSGGSSSTSGGKKGSLVVGAAGFTESAVLAELYSQVLADAGYATSITTVKNRELYEPALEKGEIDVVPEYAATLTEFLNAKVNGDKAKDKPLASSDVTATLAELTKLAGPRGLKVLPAGEAVDQNAFAVTKEFATKNNLKSLSDLGASKVKVKVAAGDECKIRPFCAPGLTSKYGIDVTGIDPKGVGTPGAKQAVKDGVDQLVLTTTTDASLDTYGLVLLQDDKKLQNADNVLPVVNAKDAAAPEISDALGKLTKALTTADLVDLNRKVDAERAKPADVAKAYLQSKGLIKK
- a CDS encoding ABC transporter permease, whose protein sequence is MGVFTQAWTWLATGSHWSGEDGAWHRLGEHVYVSALALLVSCLIALPLALWLGHIGKGGALAVNLSNVGRAIPVFAVLALFMVTPLRNAGYLPTVIALVLFAVPPLLTNAYVGMREVDPAAVEAARGMGMSGRQLFLQVELPLAYPLIMTGLRSAAVQIIATATIAAMAGLGGLGRIVTEGFAVYDTPQVVAGAMLVAALALLVEGVLVAVDRIFSPVRGRS
- a CDS encoding ABC transporter permease; this encodes MARNCLAANDWICWEYVSSRSQELTDATVQHIWITAVSVLIGLLVAFPLALLARGRKGVAATVLGITTVLYTVPSLAMFALLLPLFGLSAGLVITGLVLYSLTILVRNILAGLESVPPDALEAARGMGYGRIRLLFEVELPLALPALMAGLRIATVATVALTTIGSLVDHGGLGNLIEQGLPTFFKAQILTASVLCVVLAIAADLLLLGLQRLLTPWTRIRTAKAG
- a CDS encoding ABC transporter ATP-binding protein; its protein translation is MIRFEHVTKRYADGTIAVGDLSFEVAGGELVTLVGPSGCGKTTTMKMVNRLIEPTEGRIFVDGEDISTVDPVQLRRRIGYVIQQVGLFPHKTVLENTATVPHLLGVKKAKAHARAAELLDLVGLDPKTYGSRYPEQLSGGQRQRVGVARALAADPPVLLMDEPFGAVDPVVRERLQNEFLRLQSQVRKTVLFVTHDIEEAVRLGDRIAVYGQGAIEQFDAPAAVLGAPATPYVADFVGADRGLKRLSVTPIEEGDLDQPPVVHLDDPLPADIARWAVVLDGEDNLHGWISGEQARLGKGTVREHARRMEAWLPVGASLKQAFATMLQHDAGWIAVIDREERGRFLGVLTPARLHEALRRSIDADAQAVPRTEVTVESVSSR